GTGACTTATATATGGACAGATTTTTTGAGGTATCAGGGCTAtaatttgcatttcttttcccTTGTCCTTTTGCATTCAGTGATCAAGCCATAGTAATATGAATTAACTACTTCAGTTTGGCAAATCTGTGCTGTTGGTCAATGTGTGCGTTTAAATGACTGGTGACCTAACTTGTTCACTTATGATAGACCAAATATTTACTCATCATGACTGCTGCATTCAGGGAAGCATTTACCTGATATGAATCTTTTTCCAGTATACTTTGTGAAATTGCACATGACGATAAGATCATAGTTGATTATAGCTCTGACAGTCTAATTAAAAGATGATTTCAGGTTACTTTTGGTTTTATTCTAGTGTCATACGAAAGTCAATATTTATCAGCCAGATTCATCTATATGATTTTAGATAAAGACATCTCATTATGCAAGAGGTACTTTCATCAATTGGTTTTTTCAACATTTGGAGGATGGAACCTGCCATCTTTTGACTGACAACCAACTTCTTAGAAGTAAAAAATTAGATGTCAATGGCGGAGGTTTATGCGAGAGAGTTTTAAACTTTACTTAACACCACTAGGTGGGCTAACAAATCActgcaaaattttttcaaaagtttgtcgAGAGGATCCAACAGCTTCTTGGCTTTCCAGATGCCAGTATGTCTTTATTAACAGAAAAAATTTTCCCTGCTGTCTGTCACTGATTTCAAGTCATGGTATGGATGAGAAAGATTATGCAGCTTTGAACAACTGGCTGAATTTGCTTTTATATATAAATGGGTTGTGTCTGAACCCACTGTGgataaaatgattgaaaagttTAAGCAGACAATGATGATTGGCCTCCGTCCTCAGGTTGATTCTTATGTTTTGGCATATCTAGGAATCCATGTAGATATCTTCGCTAACAAAGTAGCTTCCGCATGGACTCAGATCTGACCCAAGGGAACCAACTGGCTGGGGTAGGGTTGAACTATCTCTCTGCTGGCATTAGCCCTATCTCATGCCTCTGGCAATTAGTAAACTTGTGCTAAATCCATGTAATCCCAACAACTTTGAACATTTAATTTGTCACGTGTGAGTGGCATTTAAAATCCTCCATCAAGTTCTAGATGCTCTTGGCGGTGCTGATGTCTAAATGTCCAAATGTTTTGGTAGGTGGCACAAGAAAGAGCCCTGCCTGTTGGACCCGAGGAAGGTGGATTTGGAATGTCATATGATCTACTCTATGGACGTGCTGGTTTCCTGTGGACTGCTTTGTTCATAAACAAGCACTTGGGAGCAGAAGCAGTCCCTAGTGATCTTCTTATGCCAGTTGTTGAAGCTGTGCTAGCAGGGGGCAGGGCAGGTGCTTCTGATAATACAGCCTGCCCATTGATGTATAGATGGCATGGAACGAGGTATTGGGGTGCAGCCCATGGCCTTGCAGGTATATTGCATGTGTTACTTCACTTCCAAGCCCTTTCTGCAGATGATATTGAAGACGTGAAAGGGACCTTAAGATACATGATGAGCAATAGATTCCCTCGTAGTGGGAATTACCCTGTAAGTGAAGGGAACCCAAGGGACAAGCTGGTTCAGTGGTCTCATGGTGCAACTGGCATTGGTATCACCCTTTGCAAAGCATCAGAGGTAAGGGGTTTAATATCAGACTGAAATATTCCAAAGATATTGCTACTGTCAGACAAAATTGGTTAGAGATAGGTGCCTGTAAACTCCTAAAATTTAAATGTCAAAAAGAAGTTGGCCTGATATCAGAGTAAAGTGATCTAGAAAGACTAGATGGGGAGACTAAAAATTTTTTGCCAAGCATGTATACAGTTTGTTAGCATGCAAATTGGGAAGAGCGTCTTTAGGGATTTCAATATTTACAATGTCAAAAAGGTGGTTGTCTTTTGTGTCCCTGGAAAACGACAGAAATGAGCCCTTATCTTGCAAATTGAAAATGTTATGGTTCTCAAAGTGTGCGAACAATGTAAGATTAATGATCTTCTTTCCTTGGTGTGTGCAGGTGTTACCAACTGACCGGGAATTTCGTAATGCAGCCATTGAGGCTGGGGAAGTTGTGTGGAAGAGTGGGTTGGTCAAGAAGGTAGGTCTTGCCGATGGTGCTGCTGGGAATGCTTATGCTTTTCTCTCCCTCTATCGTCTTACTGGAGAAAGCATATATGAAGATAGAGCAAAGGCATTTGCAAACTGCTTGTATCATGATCAAAGAAATGCGACAACTTCAAGTCCTTCCACTGGAGCAGATCATGCCTACTCTCTTTTCCAAGGACTAGCTGGGGTTGCTTGCCTATGGTTTGATTTGCTTGCACCTGAGAAGTCCAAATTTCCGGGTTATGAGATTTAGACTTTTTAGCTCAGAAGAGCTGGAATGTGAAACCTAGTGTTGCTTACCCTGCAACTTCTACGTTCAGCCCAGCGGAGATCTGAACAATGGAGAGAGCCTATATTCTTGAATAGACTACATATGATACTAACTtcgtgtatatattaagtttatAGCATGACTCAAAACATCATGTGACCAGGAAATCTCGTCATCTTATGTACAATTATGTCCTGGCGAACTTTCCCCCGCATGAAACTTCCCAATGCCAACGTAGCTTAACAACAATCTTTACCATGTTGTATTGGTAGCTGTAACTCTAGATTCGATCTCGACCTCTCTCAAAAGGCCATCACATCTTTTTGGGCATGTTACTTAGATGATGGCTTTACTTCTTGTGAATGCTACTTTTCTCATAAATTTGTTGCGTTGTCCGTGGTGTATTGCTTGCCCCCAAATATCTGCTATCTTAGCCTCTAGTGTGTGGCATGATTTGCAAGCAATGGAGTTTGATCCATTGAACTGAAGCTTACGTGCTTCAATTGTAAATGTGGATCCTTCTTGTTGTACTATAAACTGTGTAGATGAATGCATCCTACAACAGGTATGCCTCGGACAAAAATGTCAAGTAAGCCA
The genomic region above belongs to Coffea arabica cultivar ET-39 chromosome 7c, Coffea Arabica ET-39 HiFi, whole genome shotgun sequence and contains:
- the LOC113699190 gene encoding lanC-like protein GCL1 produces the protein MSSSIVKYASQETNSTHEDNKERIDLPHGSDLTAPNLSLPAETLLQAAISLKDKVVQVTWRGQWNDYGNTDPTVYTGLLGTAFTCLRAYEATGSLQDLSLCTEIVDTCASIARSSTRHLTFLCGRGGVYALGAVAANYCGDQQKRDLYMDRFFEVAQERALPVGPEEGGFGMSYDLLYGRAGFLWTALFINKHLGAEAVPSDLLMPVVEAVLAGGRAGASDNTACPLMYRWHGTRYWGAAHGLAGILHVLLHFQALSADDIEDVKGTLRYMMSNRFPRSGNYPVSEGNPRDKLVQWSHGATGIGITLCKASEVLPTDREFRNAAIEAGEVVWKSGLVKKVGLADGAAGNAYAFLSLYRLTGESIYEDRAKAFANCLYHDQRNATTSSPSTGADHAYSLFQGLAGVACLWFDLLAPEKSKFPGYEI